A genomic region of bacterium contains the following coding sequences:
- a CDS encoding type II toxin-antitoxin system VapC family toxin, whose protein sequence is MNKASLYLETTIPSYYTAWVSQNLIVAAHQAITQEWWQQEASKYDIYISQFVLDEAAAGDFEAAQRRLTFLNPFPLLEITPEVEALVQTIINSRLFPIKVIQDISHIAIASVHKMDYLLTWNCTHINHATTKENVRRICEAEGYLFPIICTPEELKEDTYVY, encoded by the coding sequence TCTTGAAACTACAATTCCAAGTTACTACACTGCATGGGTTAGTCAAAATTTAATTGTTGCGGCACATCAGGCGATAACCCAGGAGTGGTGGCAACAAGAAGCATCAAAGTATGATATCTATATCTCACAATTTGTTCTTGATGAAGCGGCAGCAGGCGATTTCGAGGCTGCCCAAAGACGATTGACATTTCTAAATCCTTTTCCGTTGCTTGAAATCACTCCTGAAGTTGAGGCATTAGTTCAGACAATTATCAATAGCCGCCTTTTTCCTATCAAAGTCATCCAGGATATCTCTCATATTGCGATAGCATCAGTACATAAGATGGATTACTTGTTAACATGGAATTGTACGCACATTAATCATGCGACGACAAAAGAAAATGTTCGGCGTATTTGCGAAGCAGAAGGATATCTGTTTCCAATTATTTGTACGCCAGAAGAGCTTAAGGAGGATACTTATGTATATTGA